The following proteins come from a genomic window of Pangasianodon hypophthalmus isolate fPanHyp1 chromosome 24, fPanHyp1.pri, whole genome shotgun sequence:
- the ptgs1 gene encoding prostaglandin G/H synthase 1 isoform X1: MKAVSSLLVLWSCTLVQEWSVCTAEEQNSSPTKSVNPCCYYPCQNRGICMRYGLDRYQCDCTRTGYYGENCTTPEFWSRVCELMKPSPDVIHYILTHFHWIWSLINKTFLRDWLMYKVLTVRSDLIPSPPTYNSKYGYLNWESYSNTTYYTRILPPVPLDCPTPMGTKGKVELPDPKLLVEKFLLRREFRPDPQGTNLMFGFFAQHFTHQFFKTHNRMGLGFTKGLGHGVDAGHIYGDNLARQLSLRLHKDGKLKYQMINGDMYPPTVAETNVNMHYPALVPPEKQMAIGHEVFGLLPGLSMYATLWLREHNRVCDILKKEHPTWGDEQLFQTTRLIIIGETIRIVIEDYVQHLSGYQLKLKFDPSLLFSSRFQYQNRIAVEFNQLYHWHPLMPNSFFIDGTEISYSDFMFNTSTLTHYGVEKLVQAFSTQPAGQVGGGRNIAHVVAGVAEGVIKESRQLRLQPFNEYRKRFNLKPYKSFFEFAADKEIARELEELYGDIDAMEFYPALLLEKTRPGAIFGQSMVEMGAPFSLKGLMGNPICSPEYWKPSTFGGQTGFDIVNSATLQRLVCLNTKWCPYVSFHVPPPGYQQKKSVDSHAEL, translated from the exons ATGAAAG CAGTGAGCAGTCTTCTCGTCCTGTGGTCGTGCACTCTGGTGCAGGAATGGTCAGTATGCACTGCTGAGGAACAAAACTCGTCACCAACAAAAAGTG TGAATCCTTGTTGCTACTACCCCTGTCAGAACCGGGGAATTTGTATGAGATATGGACTAGACCGCTACCAGTGTGACTGCACCAGAACTGGGTACTATGGGGAAAATTGCACTACCC CTGAGTTCTGGTCCagagtctgtgagctcatgaagCCAAGTCCTGATGTTATCCACTACATCCTGACCCATTTTCACTGGATATGGAGCCTTATCAATAAAACCTTCCTGAGGGACTGGCTCATGTATAAGGTCCTCACAG TGCGATCAGACCTGATTCCCAGCCCTCCTACCTATAACTCAAAGTATGGCTACCTAAACTGGGAGTCATATTCCAATACCACTTATTACACCCGAATCCTGCCTCCAGTGCCACTGGACTGTCCAACACCTATGGGTACCAAAG GAAAAGTGGAGCTTCCTGATCCCAAGCTGTTGGTGGAGAAGTTCTTATTGAGGCGGGAATTCAGGCCAGACCCCCAGGGTACAAATTTAATGTTTGGTTTTTTCGCTCAGCACTTCACTCACCAgttcttcaaaacacacaatcGGATGGGGCTTGGCTTTACCAAAGGCCTAGGCCATGGG GTGGATGCTGGACATATCTATGGAGATAACCTTGCACGGCAGCTGAGTCTTAGACTTCACAAAGATGGGAAGCTGAAGTACCAG atGATAAATGGAGACATGTACCCACCTACAGTGGCAGAGACCAACGTGAACATGCACTACCCTGCGTTAGTTCCACCAGAAAAGCAAATGGCTATTGGCCATGAGGTGTTTGGCCTGTTGCCAGGGTTAAGCATGTATGCCACCCTGTGGCTCCGTGAACACAACCGTGTATGTGACATCTTAAAGAAAGAGCATCCCACCTGGGGAGATGAGCAACTCTTTCAGACCACCAGACTTATCATTATAG GTGAGACTATCCGGATAGTGATCGAAGATTATGTACAGCACCTAAGTGGCTACCAGCTAAAGCTGAAGTTCGACCCGTCCCTGCTCTTCAGTTCCCGGTTCCAGTACCAGAACCGCATTGCCGTGGAGTTTAATCAGCTTTACCATTGGCATCCACTCATGCCCAACAGCTTCTTCATTGACGGAACCGAGATCTCCTACTCTGACTTCATGTTCAACACCTCCACGCTCACTCACTATGGAGTGGAGAAACTGGTGCAGGCTTTCTCAACTCAGCCAGCAGGACAG gTTGGAGGTGGACGTAATATAGCACACGTAGTGGCCGGAGTAGCTGAAGGAGTCATTAAAGAATCTAGGCAACTTCGGCTCCAGCCATTTAATGAGTACCGCAAAAGATTTAACCTGAAACCATACAAATCATTCTTCGAATTTGCAG CTGATAAGGAGATCGCCCGCGAGTTGGAAGAGCTCTATGGAGACATTGACGCTATGGAGTTTTATCCGGCTTTGTTGCTAGAGAAGACACGGCCTGGTGCCATATTTGGACAGAGCATGGTAGAAATGGGGGCTCCATTTTCCTTAAAAGGTCTTATGGGAAACCCCATATGTTCACCCGAGTACTGGAAGCCCAGCACGTTTGGAGGTCAAACTGGCTTTGATATTGTCAACTCTGCTACTCTGCAAAGACTGGTTTGTCTGAATACTAAGTGGTGTCCATATGTATCCTTCCATGTTCCCCCACCAGGTTATCAGCAGAAAAAATCAGTTGACTCTCATGCTGAGTTGTAG
- the ptgs1 gene encoding prostaglandin G/H synthase 1 isoform X2, translating into MKVSSLLVLWSCTLVQEWSVCTAEEQNSSPTKSVNPCCYYPCQNRGICMRYGLDRYQCDCTRTGYYGENCTTPEFWSRVCELMKPSPDVIHYILTHFHWIWSLINKTFLRDWLMYKVLTVRSDLIPSPPTYNSKYGYLNWESYSNTTYYTRILPPVPLDCPTPMGTKGKVELPDPKLLVEKFLLRREFRPDPQGTNLMFGFFAQHFTHQFFKTHNRMGLGFTKGLGHGVDAGHIYGDNLARQLSLRLHKDGKLKYQMINGDMYPPTVAETNVNMHYPALVPPEKQMAIGHEVFGLLPGLSMYATLWLREHNRVCDILKKEHPTWGDEQLFQTTRLIIIGETIRIVIEDYVQHLSGYQLKLKFDPSLLFSSRFQYQNRIAVEFNQLYHWHPLMPNSFFIDGTEISYSDFMFNTSTLTHYGVEKLVQAFSTQPAGQVGGGRNIAHVVAGVAEGVIKESRQLRLQPFNEYRKRFNLKPYKSFFEFAADKEIARELEELYGDIDAMEFYPALLLEKTRPGAIFGQSMVEMGAPFSLKGLMGNPICSPEYWKPSTFGGQTGFDIVNSATLQRLVCLNTKWCPYVSFHVPPPGYQQKKSVDSHAEL; encoded by the exons ATGAAAG TGAGCAGTCTTCTCGTCCTGTGGTCGTGCACTCTGGTGCAGGAATGGTCAGTATGCACTGCTGAGGAACAAAACTCGTCACCAACAAAAAGTG TGAATCCTTGTTGCTACTACCCCTGTCAGAACCGGGGAATTTGTATGAGATATGGACTAGACCGCTACCAGTGTGACTGCACCAGAACTGGGTACTATGGGGAAAATTGCACTACCC CTGAGTTCTGGTCCagagtctgtgagctcatgaagCCAAGTCCTGATGTTATCCACTACATCCTGACCCATTTTCACTGGATATGGAGCCTTATCAATAAAACCTTCCTGAGGGACTGGCTCATGTATAAGGTCCTCACAG TGCGATCAGACCTGATTCCCAGCCCTCCTACCTATAACTCAAAGTATGGCTACCTAAACTGGGAGTCATATTCCAATACCACTTATTACACCCGAATCCTGCCTCCAGTGCCACTGGACTGTCCAACACCTATGGGTACCAAAG GAAAAGTGGAGCTTCCTGATCCCAAGCTGTTGGTGGAGAAGTTCTTATTGAGGCGGGAATTCAGGCCAGACCCCCAGGGTACAAATTTAATGTTTGGTTTTTTCGCTCAGCACTTCACTCACCAgttcttcaaaacacacaatcGGATGGGGCTTGGCTTTACCAAAGGCCTAGGCCATGGG GTGGATGCTGGACATATCTATGGAGATAACCTTGCACGGCAGCTGAGTCTTAGACTTCACAAAGATGGGAAGCTGAAGTACCAG atGATAAATGGAGACATGTACCCACCTACAGTGGCAGAGACCAACGTGAACATGCACTACCCTGCGTTAGTTCCACCAGAAAAGCAAATGGCTATTGGCCATGAGGTGTTTGGCCTGTTGCCAGGGTTAAGCATGTATGCCACCCTGTGGCTCCGTGAACACAACCGTGTATGTGACATCTTAAAGAAAGAGCATCCCACCTGGGGAGATGAGCAACTCTTTCAGACCACCAGACTTATCATTATAG GTGAGACTATCCGGATAGTGATCGAAGATTATGTACAGCACCTAAGTGGCTACCAGCTAAAGCTGAAGTTCGACCCGTCCCTGCTCTTCAGTTCCCGGTTCCAGTACCAGAACCGCATTGCCGTGGAGTTTAATCAGCTTTACCATTGGCATCCACTCATGCCCAACAGCTTCTTCATTGACGGAACCGAGATCTCCTACTCTGACTTCATGTTCAACACCTCCACGCTCACTCACTATGGAGTGGAGAAACTGGTGCAGGCTTTCTCAACTCAGCCAGCAGGACAG gTTGGAGGTGGACGTAATATAGCACACGTAGTGGCCGGAGTAGCTGAAGGAGTCATTAAAGAATCTAGGCAACTTCGGCTCCAGCCATTTAATGAGTACCGCAAAAGATTTAACCTGAAACCATACAAATCATTCTTCGAATTTGCAG CTGATAAGGAGATCGCCCGCGAGTTGGAAGAGCTCTATGGAGACATTGACGCTATGGAGTTTTATCCGGCTTTGTTGCTAGAGAAGACACGGCCTGGTGCCATATTTGGACAGAGCATGGTAGAAATGGGGGCTCCATTTTCCTTAAAAGGTCTTATGGGAAACCCCATATGTTCACCCGAGTACTGGAAGCCCAGCACGTTTGGAGGTCAAACTGGCTTTGATATTGTCAACTCTGCTACTCTGCAAAGACTGGTTTGTCTGAATACTAAGTGGTGTCCATATGTATCCTTCCATGTTCCCCCACCAGGTTATCAGCAGAAAAAATCAGTTGACTCTCATGCTGAGTTGTAG
- the LOC113537042 gene encoding uncharacterized protein LOC113537042, whose product MDTGEKQKYKDLLRTPGPQSIFPSSKSLETRTQKRHAHVKPTNLITQHADQPMLHPSYIQPESLSVHNQTFKQISLRGLSKQHTSSQQDRSSSSSVAQALELTQTPGFTSYNMNSITSTTPVEVHQYWSQPADQLTATKASQANNTEFVEMLNKNTSKAPMRTTDNNAREKRKSQGWLPVLEKHDIPIVVGVGVSLAFIFITMAFYSLFRKNDPAAITTGRAALRGLGGPCRHGERLAIERTYDNKAFEDDNMVAVIEQSPNTSEMRAHPPASSPSTLLMEPCYDDTKEEVQPSQDMPVIVETHPQPSEEEQLETSFEEDKVTPSLPSDIQLQCMEDWRSQDLGQCQREAPSPPPSNLLGTQEEGLRSSLTLQTSDSSSTPVHHSISLSHASCPLMLSHCVTLGMTSVAVDVHFYPSTTAQYGPLRPQSNSRHEHDQNALSTHHGK is encoded by the exons ATGGAcacaggagaaaaacagaaatacaaagACCTCCTAAGAACACCAGGACCACAGTCTATCTTCCCTTCCTCCAAATCCCTAGAAACACGTACGCAAAAAAGACATGCACATGTTAAACCAACTAATCTAATCACCCAGCATGCAGATCAGCCAATGTTGCACCCAAGCTACATACAACCTGAGTCATTGTCTGTACACAACCAGACCTTCAAGCAAATTTCCCTTCGAGGACTTTCCAAACAGCACACAAGCTCACAGCAAGACCGCTCCTCTTCCAGCTCAGTGGCTCAGGCCCTTGAACTAACCCAGACCCCTGGGTTCACATCGTATAATATGAACAGTATCACCAGTACAACTCCTGTGGAGGTTCACCAGTACTGGAGTCAGCCTGCTGATCAGCTTACAGCCACCAAGGCATCACAGGCAAATAATACTGAATTTGTtgaaatgttgaataaaaacaCCTCAAAGGCCCCAATGAGGACCACAGACAATAATGCCAG GGAGAAGAGGAAGTCACAGGGTTGGCTGCCTGTGCTTGAAAAACATGACATTCCAATTGTGGTAGGGGTGGGAGTTTCCTTGGCATTTATTTTCATCACCATGGCTTTCTATTCTTTATTTCGGAAAAATGACCCTGCAGCTATAACTACAGGACGAGCAG CTCTCAGAGGCCTTGGCGGGCCCTGCAGGCACGGTGAACGTCTTGCAATTGAAAGGACATATGATAATAA AGCTTTTGAGGATGACAACATGGTTGCTGTTATTGAGCAAAGCCCAAACACATCTGAGATGAGAGCCCATCCCCCGGCTTCCAGTCCATCCACCTTGCTAATGGAACCGTGTTATGATGACACAAAAGAGGAAGTCCAGCCAAGCCAAGATATGCCGGTTATAGTGGAAACACACCCACAGCCCTCTGAGGAGGAGCAG TTAGAGACCTCATTTGAGGAAGACAAAGTCACGCCCTCTCTCCCATCTGACATCCAGCTTCAGTGTATGGAGGATTGGAGGAGCCAGGATTTGGGACAGTGCCAAAGGGAGGCCCCTTCACCACCCCCTTCCAACCTTTTGGGCACTCAGGAAGAGGGACTCCGCTCTTCTCTGACCCTGCAGACCAGCGATTCCTCTTCCACCCCAGTACACCACAGCATCAGCCTCTCCCATGCCTCCTGTCCCCTCATGCTGTCCCACTGTGTCACCCTGGGCATGACCTCTGTGGCTGTTGATGTGCACTTCTACCCTTCCACTACTGCGCAATATGGGCCTCTAAGACCTCAGAGCAATTCCCGGCATGAGCACGATCAAAACGCTCTGTCTACTCACCATGGCAAATGA
- the LOC113537041 gene encoding roundabout homolog 3 has translation MVSPLHTSSQMICPVWLLLFSYSISITPSQSELVLSIQPKDGIGVLNRPLMLHCAVHDTSPQTALPVKWEKENGGLAAGVHQMANGSLFFSSLKEEDLGEYICSARKGSKQIRSVATVSKAYLENVFFSPQSQSVIKGQDVFFQCVSGDSSPPAHISWLKNSRAFIRGTQIQGQYGGGSQRKTSGTLHLPNATKADQGRYVCVTHNPLLNISKESGTATLVVGGHSMSLEIMQGPENITVAVETETALHCVVHGFPTPKVQWFKDDQMLPNTSRWDLHDDGQLLVFERVLPEDEGFYYCEADNDKERLRSEPAYLLPAVMDWNFVLQPGNKTVRKGDSVTLYCRPPHSRPPAQVSWFKNNRLLRSRSHISIQPTGDLLFHSVQETDRGSYFCRASNSFLQRAITSRKIFLEVLAPPSVTIWPLAVISTVGAEVVIQCQVSGHPVPSIEWLKHGQSVRTGGKITKGVRNATLYIASVRNYDEGFYTCAASNSVGQDEKTTSLRIAAKPVIVLFAGSVNVSKGATIILPCRAVGNPPLKYSWHRSALQTPLSLSPRIRIDGKRF, from the exons TGTTGTCAATCCAACCGAAAGATGGTATTGGGGTTCTGAACAGGCCGCTGATGCTGCACTGTGCAGTGCATGACACAAGCCCACAGACAGCACTACCGGTGAAGTGGGAGAAAGAGAATGGAGGATTGGCAGCTGGAGTTCATCAGATGGCCAACGGCTCTctattcttttcttctcttaaaGAGGAAGACCTAGGAGAATACATTTGCAGTGCTAGGAAGGGAAGCAAACAGATCAGAAGTGTTGCCACAGTCAGCAAAGCAT ATctggaaaatgtgtttttcagtcCTCAGTCTCAGAGTGTAATTAAGGGTCAGGACGTGTTTTTCCAGTGTGTGTCAGGGGACAGCTCTCCACCTGCCCACATCTCATGGCTGAAGAACAGCAGAGCTTTTATCAGAGGAACTCAAATACAG GGTCAGTATGGAGGGGGGAGTCAGAGAAAGACCTCAGGCACCCTGCACCTGCCCAACGCCACCAAGGCAGACCAAGGCCGTTATGTCTGTGTTACTCATAATCCTCTACTGAACATAAGCAAAGAGAGTGGCACAGCCACCCTAGTAGTTGGTG GGCATAGCATGAGTCTTGAGATCATGCAGGGTCCTGAGAATATCACAGTTGCTGTGGAAACGGAGACAGCCCTGCACTGTGTAGTCCATGGTTTCCCTACTCCTAAAGTGCAGTGGTTCAAAGATGACCAAATGTTACCCAATACGTCGAGGTGGGACCTGCATGATGATGGACAACTTCTTGTCTTTGA GAGAGTTTTGCCAGAAGATGAAGGCTTCTATTACTGTGAGGCTGACAATGACAAGGAGAGACTCAGATCAGAGCCAGCCTACCTCCTTCCTGCAG TCATGGACTGGAACTTTGTCCTCCAGCCTGGCAATAAAACAGTGAGGAAGGGCGACTCAGTGACTCTGTACTGCAGACCTCCACACAGCAGACCCCCTGCACAAGTGTCTTGGTTTAAAAACAACCGGCTTCTCCGGTCCAGGTCACACATCTCCATCCAGCCCACTGGAGACCTGCTCTTTCACAG CGtacaagagacagacaggggatCTTATTTTTGTCGGGCTTCTAATTCCTTTCTACAAAGGGCTATAACCTCTAGAAAGATCTTCCTGGAAGTTCTAG CTCCTCCATCCGTGACTATCTGGCCCCTGGCGGTGATTTCCACAGTGGGCGCAGAGGTGGTGATTCAGTGCCAGGTGTCAGGACACCCTGTTCCCTCTATTGAGTGGTTGAAACATGGCCAGTCTGTAAGAACaggaggcaaaattaccaaggG GGTGAGAAATGCAACTCTTTACATCGCCTCAGTGAGAAACTATGATGAAGGTTTTTACACATGTGCAGCCTCCAATTCTGTTGGACAGGATGAGAAAACGACTAGTCTACGAATAGCTG CAAAGCCGGTCATTGTGTTATTTGCGGGATCAGTGAATGTGTCCAAGGGAGCCACTATCATTCTCCCGTGCCGAGCTGTTGGAAACCCACCACTGAAGTACAGTTGGCACAGAAGTGCTCTTCAGACACCTCTATCGCTTTCACCACGCATACGCATTGATGGCAAGAGATTCTAG